CGCACAAGATCGGCATGGGATTCGATGCTCCGGGACTGGGCACCTTGAGCTTCGACTTCAGTGATACAGTCGCCGATGACTGACGGACGGCTGCGAGTTGCCGTAACAGGCGCCGCGGGCTACCTCGGCAGCAGGCTCATCGAGCGCCTTGATGAGGGAGATTCGGTCAGCTACATCCTGGCGACCGACATTCGGGCACCCAGCTCTACCTACGGTGAACGTACAAAATTCGTGAAGCTCGACGTCACCGAACGCTTCCCCACACTTCTTGCCCAACATGACATCGACGCGGTCGCACACCTGGCCTACGTGCTCAACCCCGGACGCAACCATGACCACGCCAGGAAGGTGAACGTACTGGGCACAGAACACCTCGTGGAGGCGTGTCGCAACTCGGACGTGGCCCACGTCGTCTACCTGAGCAGCACATCGGTGTACGGAGCCCACCCGGACAATCCCGAGTTTCTTACCGAAGAGCATCCCGTACGGCCAATCCCGGGATTCCAGTACAGCGAGGACAAGGTAGCCGCCGAGCTGCTACTTACCGAGTATGCTGAGGAGCGTCCAACAACCGCCGTCACGATCCTGCGTGGGTGTCCTGTCATGGGGCCACGCGCAGATAACTTCATTGCCAATGCGTTCCACAAGCCGGTCCTGCCTCGCGTTGGCCATGCCGACCCACCAATGCAGTTCACCCACGAAGATGACCTGATGAACATAATCCTGAAGTGCCTGGAGGATAGGACAGCGGGGACCTACAATGTCGCCGGCGACGGCACCATCAGCTGGACTCAAATGGCGGTAGTCATGGGGCGCAGGATGCTGAGGCTCCCTCCAGTGGCGTGGCGATCACTCACCTCGCTGGCATGGGAACTCGGTCTGCAGTCAGACGCCCCCGCATGTGGGCTGGACTTCATCAGCTACAGGTGGACCGCCAGTGTGGACAAGCTGAAGCGCGAGCTCGGATTGCAACTGAAATACACGTCCAGTGAAGCGTGGGATTCGTTCGCCACTCGTGCCGGACGGCGATGAATTTCTCGTAAGACCGAAGTTGTACATACAGGAAGTGCCATGAAAGTAATCATCGATGCAGACACAGGAACCGACGACGCCATTGCTCTTGTCATGGCAGTCAACTCGCCGGAGCTGCAGATAGGCAGTGTCACGGCCGTTGCGGGAAACGCTCGCCTGGCTGACACAACGCGAAATGCACTACGACTGCTTAGCTATCTCGGCCGGCCTGACATACAGGTCTCCAAGGGCGCAGACAGACCCCTGAAGGTGAAGAACAGGTTCTCCTATCATTACCACGGTCCACGTGGTCTGACGACACGTCTGCCAACTACCGACTCCAGGCCAATTGCAGCGCGGGCTGCCGAGCATATGCACACTGCCGCTGAACAGGCTGACGGTGAGCTGGAGATCATCGCGCTGGGTCCATTGACCAACGTGGCGCGAGCGATAATGCGAGGACCCGAACAGATGAGACATGTGAAGCGCATCTACGTGATGGGGGGAGCCGTCGAGGTCCCTGGCAACGTGACGCCTTCAGCCGAGTTCAACATCTACGCCGACCCTCATGCGGCTAGCATCGTGTTCGACTCGGGAATTCCAATCACTCTCGTTGGCCTGGATGTGGGAGACGCCGTGGGATTCGACCGCAACGGAACTGACTGGCGTTCAGGCACCTCGAAAGGCGAGGAGGTATCGGCCCGGATCATGCAGGGGTGGTTCGATTCACACCCAGGGCGCGACGTCTACGTCCTGTGCGACCCGGTTACGGTTGCCGCCGCAGTGGCGGCCGACCTCTTCCAGTATAGACACGGATCGATTACGGTCGATGAGGATGGCGAGCATCGCGGCAGGACGAAGGCTAAATACGGAGATGGAAACGTGACCATAGCTCTCAGCGTCGACGAAGATCGTGCGCGTGCCTTCGTTCTCGAAAGGCTTGTTACCAGGGACTGACGGGCCCGAGGCGGCTCACGAAAGATGTTCTGCCGATTCCAGGTAGCTGAGCATGGTGTCCCACCTGGCGCCAAGTACGTGACGCATGTTTCGCGTCGTGACTTCTTCCACTTCCTCCACGAGCTCTGCCAGAGTCTGAGCGACGTTGGCAACGTGCCTGGGTTCTGTCCAGTTTTCGCGCTTGGACTTGAATGGCTGGGGCGCCGCATCTGTCTCCAGGACGATACTCTCCAGGGGAACCTTGACTGCGGCCTCCTGCAGGTACGTGAGCCGCAGCAGGGGTCGCGCAAGCGAGATGTAGAAGCCGAGGTCCATGACCTTCTTCGCAGTCTGGAAGTCTCCCTGGAAGTAGTGCATGATGCCGCCGACATCGTAGGCACGCTCTTCGCGCAGCACGCGGAACGCCTCGTCGTGAGATTCGCGACTGTGGAACACGACTGGAAGTTCGAGCTCGCGGGCCAGCCGAATCTGCTCCCTGAAGGCAGGGTACTGGATGGCGCGGTCAGGCGCTCCTTCCATGAAGTCCAGGCCAATCTCGCTCATCACCAGTACAGGTTCCTGAGAGTCTCGTAGGTCTGGTCTGTGAACGGCTCGCGGATGTCCATAGGGTGGATGCCCACACCTGAGAAGAAGCCGTCGTACTTCGCCGAAAGCGCGAGAGACCTCTCTGTCGAGGGTATAGTCGTTCCTGCCGAGATCACGGCGTGAACTCCCACATCTCGGGCGCGGCCGAGTATCTCCCCGACTTCTGTGTCCGAAAATGAGTCCAAGTGCACGTGGCTGTCTATGTACATGCTGGAGAGTCGCCCGTCCCGCAGGAGTCTTCTGTTATGGTCAATCGTCCCTGGCGGTCATTATACTAGCTCAGAATGCAATCGCCCGCGCACCGCGGGCGTTGTCATGTGAGGCATATTTGAGAAGTTGGGTGTTGACGGTCGCGAGAGTCGGGCTGGGAGTCGCTGCGAGCGGTCTCTTGGGTTGGCTCGCCGTAAGGGGCCTGGACTGGGGGCTGGTCGTGGATGCCTTTTCCGGGGTATCCATCACAATGATGGCCCTGGCTACGCTCGTTTTCATGGTTGCAAACTACCTGCGGGCCGTCCGCTGGCGAGCGCTCTTCGTCGACGGGACCGTCTCCACAAACCGTCTGTTCGTCGTGCAGAACATTGGCATAGGTCTTAACAACGTAGTACCTGTCAGGGTGGCATCCGAGGCCGTGCAGATAGCGATCCTGTCACTGCGAGATAACGTTCGGCCGTCAGTCGCGCTCGCCACCGTAGGAATGGAACGAGTTCTCGATCTAATCGTCAGCGCTGTGATACTGGGAATCGCACTGGTCTTGATTCCCGAGATGGAGCGGTTCACGCTCTACATCTGGGGAGCGATCGGCATTGCCGTCGCATCGGTGGTGGTCGTCAGAATCCTTGCATGGAGCAGCGCTGGGGTTGAGTGGGTGACTCGAATCACCTTTCTGGCAGAGTTCCTGAGCGCCGTGAAAGACCTGGAGAGGGAGAGGACCCGTCTGGCGGCTTCCACCGGAGTTACGTTCGTGTACTGGCTGCTGGTCGGAGTGACTGCGTGGATGATCGCAGATTCGATAAGTCTGTCAATCACGCCTGTAGTCGCGACCGCCGTCATCATGGGGACGATATATTTCGCCACCGCCGTGCCTGCGGCTCCCGCGGCAATAGGCACCTTTGAGTTTGCTGTTGTTTATGTGCTCGAGCTGTTCGGCGTTAGCCGTGAGTCTGGATTCGGATTCGCCATCATCACCCACGCCGTGTTCTTCCTGCCTCCAACGATCATGGCTGCAGTATTTCTGCCTCGTGAGGGAATCGGGTCTATCGGTCGTTTACGGTCTGCATTCGCTGGCCTGAAGGACAGACTGGAAGCGGAGTCTGCATGAGACTGGAGTTCATCTGGTCCACAGTGCTGAGTTGCCTGCTTCTGACCTTCGTCGCCGGTTGCGGTCAGAGTGTCGAGCCGACACCGACGCCTCTGCCAACGATAGCTCCGACTGCCACGGCTGTCCCGTCGCCCACCGCGACGCCCGAGCCGACCACTACACCAACTCCGCCAACGACAACTCCGAGTCCGACTCCGGCGCCAGTCAGTACGGCCACCCCTGTCCCAATTACCCCTACGCCGGCGCCCACTCCTGACTCGAGACGGCGCGGTGGGACTCTGAACCTGTCCACCTCCGAGAACATCGCCCACCTGGACGTCCACATGGACGTCTCCCCTTCCCTGTCGACGTGGGGGCCGGGAATCGCCTACTCACGTCTGCTGAGGCTCAAGTCGGGGTCGGACGTGAACCTGCCGAGCCTTGCCGTCGAGTGCGACCTGTGTACCTCGTGGACCATGGAATCGCCAACCACGTACAGGTTCGAACTCAGGCCCGACGCGCGGTGGCAGGACATAGGCCCGGTATATGCCAGGGCGGTCACGGCGGAGGATGTTGTCTTCAGCTATCTGCGCCAAGCCGGCCCGGAGCTTCCCAACTCAGCCCTGCTCTACAACGTCGCCGAACTTCGCCAACTGGACCAGCACACAATCGCGATCACCCTGGACTCCCCGGATGCTGACGCACTCCTGGCTTTCGCCGATGGGCATTCCAAGATTGTAGCCAGGGAGGCCGTAGAACTGAACGGCGACCTTCGCGACGGTCCCACCGTTGGGTCAGGGCCGTGGGTGTTGGCCGGTACGGCTCGCGACGACAAGCACGAATTCAGTCCGAATCCTCTCTATTATGAGCAGGGCCTTCCTCTGCTGGACAAGCTGAACATCCTGATCATGCCTGACGAAAGCACACGAAATGCCGCGTTTCAGACCGGCATGATCGATGTCATGAACATGAGCCCCGGAGAGTGGACTACTTACACAGACCGGTTCCCCCTTGCGCCCTTCATCAAGGTGCCCCAACCCGGAGTCGGGGCGGAGGTCGCGTTCAATACAACAGAGCCGCCGTTCGACAACCTTGAGGTCAGACGTGCGGCTATCCTCGGGATGGAGCCCATGAAGGCCATCGAAGAGCACTGGGGAGGATTCGGGTTCGTCGGTCAGGGCTTCTCTTCTGCATCGCCGGAGTGGTTGATTCCTCAGAATGAGATTGCCGGGCGTTTCGATCGACGCTCGGACGCAAAGACTCTACTTCGCAACGCGGGCGTGACTGTCCCGATCCCAGTGGTCATCACCGTAGGGGACTTTGGCGAGGCGTACACTTCTCACGCGCACGCGATCTCGGTGGAACTTCAGGAGTTGGGATTCGAGGTCGAGACGGACATAGTCAACAGGCGTGAGTTCGGCGAGCGGGTCTGGCTAGGCGGCGAGTACCAGATGATGCTTGGGCCTCCCGCGCCGATAACGGCTCCAAACGGCTTTCTCTTTCCCGTTCTTCACAGCGAGGGCATCTGGAACACGACCGGGCATAGGGACACGGTTCTTGACGAACTGATCGAGGCGCAGGCTGTGGAGTTCGACTCCAAGAAGCGTGCTTCTCTGATCCGAAGCATCCAGGAGCGCGTTCTTGATCAGGGATACAGGTTCATGCCAGCAGCCAAAGAGTCGATCTGGACCTGGCGTGACCACGTGAGGGACTTTCACCCAAACTTCAGCGCCTACGAGTATCATCACTGGGCGCGAGTTTGGCTGGATAAGTAGGGGCCAGGATCGAAACCTGCCCCTACCCCCGGCCTTCGATGGCGTCCTCCAGGGTTGACCATGCCAGAAGGGCACACTTGATCCTGACGGGAAACTCCCGCACCTTCGCGAGGGACCCCAGGTCACCCAGTTTGTCCAGCTCCGACGGTGTGGGATCGGGCCCCTGCATCATACGGTGGAAACTGCCTGACAGCACTTCGGCTTCCGCCAGGGTTAGGCCCTTGATCGCTTCGGAGAGCATCGAGCCCGTAGCCTGGTTGATCGAGCAGCCCTCGCCCTGAAAGCCAACCTGCGACACGCGAGACTGGTCGTCGAGCATGATCTGAAGGTGGATCTCGTCACCGCAGAAGGGGTTCACACCGTCAGCGATCACGTCGGCATCCGGAATGTTGGAAGGGTTCCTGGGGTGCCGGCGGTGGTCCAGGATCAGATCGTCGCGGTAGATATCGTCGAGGTTACCCAGCGCCATCCGAGAAGTACCTGAGAGCGCGCTTGACAGAGTCGACCAGGGCGTCGATCTCTTCCTCGGTGTTGTAGAGGTAGTAGCTCGCACGGGCCGTCGCGACTACGCCGAGCTCTCGCATCAGCGGCATGGTGCAGTGGTGTCCAGTTCGGACGGCTATCCCATCACGGTCGAGAAAACGATGTCCGAGTGGAACGAGATGATCCCTCCACGCTTTTCAGGGTCTCTCGGGCCGAAGATGACTACATCCTCTTCGAGTTCCTTGAACGCATCCAATGCGTAGGCGCTGAGGGCGATTTCGTGTGCTCGAACGTTTTCCATTCCGAGGTTGTCCAGGTAGTCGATCGCCGCACCAAAACCGATGGCGTCGGCGATATTGGGCGTACCCGCCTCGAATTTCATAGGCACGTCGTTCCACGTAGCGCGGTCGTACCAGACCTCGAGCACCATCTCGCCGCCCCGCATGAACGGCTCCATGCCCTCCAGGATTTCCTGCCTGCCGTATAGCGCGCCAATACCTGTTGGGCCAAGCATCTTGTGGCCGCTCAGGGTAAGGAAGTCGCAGTCGAGTGCCTTGACGTCCACGGGCATGTGGGGCGCGCTTTGAGTGGCATCAATGAGCACGGTCGCTCCGACAGCCCGCGCCTTGTCCACAAGCTCCCGGACAGGATTGACGATCCCGATGCCGTTTGACATGTGGACCACCGCCAGCAGCTTGGTCCTCTGCGTGATGAACTCGTCCACACGCGACATGTCGAGGCTGTTGTCGTCCTCCCGCATGGGCAGGATTCGGAGCTTCGCCCCCTTGTCTCTAGCAACCTTCTGCCATGGCACAAGGTTTGAGTGGTGCTCATACGGAGTGACGACGATCTCGTCGCCCTCGACGATGTTCTCTTCGGCCCACGTATATGCGACGAGGTTGAGGGACTCAGACGCGTTGCGCGTCCAGATAATCTCGTTGGAGCTATCGGCTCCGATAAAGCGGGCCACATTGGCGCGCGCTTCCTCGTACCTTTCTGTCGCCTCCTGGCTGAGCGCGTGTACGCCGCGATGCACGTTGGCGTTGTATCGCTCGTAGTACTCCACGAGCGCCTCAATCACCTGGCGCGGCTTCTGGGTGGTGGCCGCATTGTCCAGGTAGATCAGAGGCTTGTCGTAGACCTTCCTACTCAGAATGGGAAAGTCCTGCCTGATCTTCTCAACGTCTAACATGTACGAGGCTCCGGGGCATTAGCCCTGAGATGTGAGTATTGCTCAAAAGGCTAAACGTCGAGTTCGATGTCATCGCCATCGACCCGCACTGGGAACGTGTCGACCGGCACGACAGCCGGGAGCGCGGTAACGTCGCCTGTACGTACGTCGAAGCATGCGCCATGCCTGGGGCACTCTATCTCGTGGCCGCTGAGGTATCCCTGAGCCAGAGGTGCTTCGTCATGGGTGCATACATCGTCAATAGCGTAGAAGTCCCCGTCAACGTTGCAGACCGCTATGGCCCGGTCTCCAACTTCATAGACCTTGGCGGTCCCCGCCGGTACGTCCTCAACCTTGCCTACCTTAACGAATGCCATGATTGTCGCTCCTAGTCTGAATCTGACCTATCGATGTATCTACCGTTTCTCGTTCGTCACCTACGCTGAAGCCGACAAACGCACGGAATCTAGTTCTGAGTGTTGGAGAAGTCTAATGGTTGCGAGCCTGTCGACGAAGCCGAGAGTATTGCGTTGCTCCTGTCCACCAAGTCCCCAATTGTCCTGGAGCTAAGAATCTGGTCGACCGCAAGCTCAACCTCCTGCCAAACCTCCCGCTGTGCGCAGGTGGGCACATGAATGCAGGCGCGGAGGTCAACCAGGCACGCAACCAGGTTATCGCTCGGCCCAAGGCACTCCATGACGCTGCTCAGGCTGATGTCGCCGGGCTCCATCGCCAGAGTATGGCCACCCTGCCTGCCCCGCTGCGACCTGACTAGTCCGGCCCTCCCAAGCGCATGAAGCACCTGCGCGAGGTATGGCTCGGGAATCATCGTCCTGCCGGCAATCTCGCTGGCCCGCACCGGGGCGCTCTGGTGATGAAGCGCAAGGTCAACCAGCGCTCTTACTCCATAATCGACTTTGACGGGTATGTGCATGTCTCCACCTCCTCCGAAGCAGTTGGTATTGCTACTCCGTGGAAACAGTCTCTTTCTTCGACTCCTGAAGTGCAGATGCCAGGGTATGCACCGGCAGCGTCGCGCACTTAATTCGCGTCGGGTAGCCGGAGACCCCCTCGAGTATCTCGAGGTCTCCAAGTATCTCGTAGTCGAAGTCGTCGCCGGCTTGCCTGGTCAGGAGCATCCTGAAGTTCTCGATCACCTTCTTTGCGTCTTCGGAACTTCTGCCCTTGACTGCCTCGCTCATCATCGACGCCGCAGCCTTGGAGATAGCGCATCCGACAGCGACGTAGCCAATATCTTCGATACCGTCCTCTCCGTTCATGGTGAGAAACAGGGATATCTGGTCTCCGCAGAGAGGGTTGAAGCCCTCTGCGCTGCGGTCCGGATCGTCGATCTTCTTGAAGTTACGGGGCCTGCGGTTGTGGTCCATCACAACTTCGGCGTACAGGTCAGTAAGGTCGTTCATAATCATCCTCACACCTACCCTCACCCATCAAGGGCTTACAGGGGTAGGTAAACCGGCAGTTCGTTCGTTCCCGGATCAAGTCCGGGACGGGCTCTGAGCTTGTCGAAGGACATCCGCGGGAATGACGGTTTGTGAATACCTACCCTCACCCATCAAGGGAGAGGTGGCAGTGGATCGGTTCCTCAAAATGAAAATTCGTACTTCGGAATGGCGTCGAGGAACGACTCTTCCAGGTAGTCGTGCAACTCTGGTATGTCAACTGTATCGATGACCTCTGAAGTGAAGCCAAATATGAGCAGGCGGCTGGCGGTCTCCAGATCGATCCCGCGGCTGCGCATGTAGTAGACGGTTGACTCGTCTACGTTCCCTGCCGTCGCACCGTGGCCGCACTTCACGTCGTCGGCCCAGATGAACAGGGCAGGCTTGGAGTCTACCTCGGCGTCCGAGGAGAGCAGCAGGTTCTTGTCCGACTGCAGGGCCTCCGTCTTCATCGCCCCTTCACGAACGAATACCGTGCCTCCGAAAACTGCCCTTGAGCGGCCGGAGAGTATTCCCTTGTAGTAGAGGTTACTGGTTGAGTTTGGCTTCGTGTGGTCGATGTTGATGAAGTTATCGACATGCTGGTTGCCGGACGTTATGTACAGCCCGCTAAGGTCGGTCGAGCAGCCGTCACCAATGTGAATGTACAGGTCGTGCCTACCCATTCCGACACCCTTGTAGAAGGCGCGAGAGGCGAATCTGCTTCCGTCTTTCTGGTGGACCCTGGCGACTCCTACGTGGTAGGCCGAGTCGCCCTCGTCCATGAGTCGATAGTGCTCCAGCTGCGCCCCCTCCTCAACAACTAACTCGGCGACGCCATTGTTGAGGTAGGTGTTGTCTCCGAGGCCTATGTAGCTCTCGACGACGGTCGACTCTGATTCGGCGCCCGCAACGACGAGCACCCTTGGGTGGGCGACGATGCTATCTTCGTCTGAAGTGACGAACACCAGGTGCACCGGGCGTTCCATGCGCGTGCCTGCTGGCACATGTACCAGAGCGCCGTCGGTTATGAAGGCGGTATTCAGGGCGGAGAAGCCGTCGTCCTCGACTGAGGCGAGTGTGCCGATGTTTTGCTGGATTACGGCGCCGTCCCCACTCAGTGCATCCCGCAAACTCGAAACCGTGACGCTGTCCGGTTCGTGAGTATTGGAGAGGTCGCTCCTGTACTGCCCATTGATGAAGACCAGAGTGTTCCAGTCGTCCACCCACGGCGCAGCCTCTCGAATTACTTCGATCTCAGGGGCGCTCGCCTGGGTTGGGAGAGAAAATTCGGACCTGGCGATGGGAGCTACGTTGGTGTACTTCCATTCCTCGTTGCCCTTTCGGGCAGTGGGAAATCCGAGCCTCGAAAAGTTGTCATAGCCCTTCTGCCGGAGCGTGTTGAGCCAGGAAGGGCCTGTTGAAGGCAGACCAGAGTACTGGTCGGCGTATTGGCGATATGTGTCTAGTGTCTGTGTCATAGTTGCTTGGTTGGTCACCAACGGTTACCCGGTGACCGCAGCCTCCTCGATGATCCAGTCGTAGCCCCTCTCCTCCAGCTCCAGCGCAAGTTCCTTGCCGCCGGAGCGGACGATGCGGCCGTCGACCAGTACGTGAACGTAGTCGGGCTCGATGTAGTTGAGGATGCGCTGGTAGTGAGTGACCAGCACGATCGACTTTTCGGGGCTCCTGAACGAGTTCACACCGTCGGCCACCACGCGGAGCGCGTCGATGTCCAGTCCGGAGTCGGTCTCGTCCAACAGTGCGAGGCGGGGATCCAGGAGTGCAAGCTGAAGTATCTCGTTCCGCTTCTTCTCGCCTCCCGAATAGCCCTCGTTAACCGAGCGTCGCACGAGGTCGTCGTCTATGTTTACCAGTTCACGCTTCGAGTCGAGCATCCTGTCAAACTGACGGACGGAGAGCTCGGACTCGCCCTTGTGCTTGCGCAGCGCATCGACGGCAGCCTTGAGGAACTGCCACGTTCGCACGCCGGGAAGCTCCACAGGGTACTGCATGGCAAGGAATATGCCCTCTCGGGCGCGGGCTTCGGGGAACCACTCGATGACGCTCTGTCCGTCGAACAGGATGTCGCCGGACGTCACCGTGTACTCGGGCCTGCCTGCGACGACGTTGGCCAGAGTGCTCTTGCCGGAGCCGTTCGGCCCCATGATTGCGTGGACTTCGCCCTCGCTGACCGAGAGGCTTATCCCCTTCAGTATCTCGGTATCGTCAATTGAAACGTGTAAATCGCGTACTTCTAGCATTGCGTTTGTGAGTCCTGCCTTCTAGTTCAAGTTCCCAAAATAGCTAAGTGGTGTGTCCGCCCTTAAGTAGAGCGGATGCTTTGGTTGATTCTTCAATGTCATGCCAAGGTGGCCCATTTTCACACCGGATGCATGACTCTCCAGCATATTCATGACGTGCGAACCCCGGTCGAGGTGTTCTCCGTGATTGCCCCATGCGCAGACGAGTTCGTCGGCTTTGAGTGCGCAATCCATGATGTGTTCGTCGTTGTCGGCTCCAATCGGTTCCGGGTCTTGCCTGAGAACCGCTGGTTGGGTGGCCCTGAGACCAAATATGTTGCAGACCCACAGTGTGCCGTAGCCCCATGACCGTGCGAACCCTTTGGCTCGCGTCACGGTCGGGTCTGACTGTACCTCGTCAGCAGTGCTCGGATTCAGCATCAGGAACATACAGATACCGTCAGCGTCGGACAGTTTCGCCTCCAGCCAGTAGCGGTATCGGCGGTCTGAAGAGAAGACTGCGTTGTGGATCTTTTCCATAAGGACACTTGAAAAGGCACCTAGCGTCGCCTACTTCTGTTGGCCTGTGAGGGTCGTGGATCCAAAGGTCGTCCGGTGCGAGTCTCCAGACCATGAATCATCTCTCGCGCGTCCTCAATACCTTCGGCAATAGATATCTCAGGGAGCCAATCTTCATAGAAATTCTGGTGAAGACTGCTCACGCTCCCATATAGCCGCCTGATACTTCTCGGATCGTCGGTCTCATACGATAAGTCAGTGGCGATGTAGTTAAGGTCGGAGTGGGACCTGTTGCGCCACCCTCGGAACTTGGCAACAGACTTCAGATAGTGGGCAACTGCTCCCCACGCCTTCTCAGAAGCCTGTGGCAGATCGCCCGCCTCGAATTCTTCCTCCGCGTGCCGGAGGAAGCGCTCAGCGGTCACTATGTGATTCTCGATTTCGGCCTGAGTCATAGCTGAACTTGGTCTAGCCCACCGTGCCTTCGAGGCTTACGCGGAGGAGCTGGCTGGCTTCGGCGGCGAACTCGAAAGGGAGCTCCTTGAAGATGCCGCGGCAGAAGCCGTTGATGACCATGTAGTTGGCCTCTTCCTGGTCTATGCCTCGCTGCTGGAGGTAGAAGAGCTGGTCGTCGTTGACCTTCGACGTGGTGGCCTCGTGACCCATCCGGGCCGTGGGGTTTCTGACCTCGATGTACGGAATGGTGTGCGCTCCGCACTCGTCGCCGATCAGGAGGCTGTCGCACTGCGTGAAGTTTCTCGCGCCAGACGCGGACGGCATGATCCTGACCATCCCACGGTAGGTGTTCTGCGCCTTGCCGGCGCTGATCCCCTTGGCGACGATCGTGCTCTTGGTGTTCTTGCCCATGTGGATCATCTTGGTGCCAGTGTCGGCCTGCTGGTAGTTGTTCACCAGTGCGACCGAGTAGAACTCGCCGACGGAGTCGTCGCCCTGGAGTATCACACTCGGGTACTTCCAGGTGACCGCTGAACCGGTCTCGACCTGCGTCCAGCTAATCTTGGAGTTACGGCCGCGGCAGGCGCCGCGCTTGGTGACGAAGTTGAACACCCCGCCGTTGCCCTCTTTGTCGCCAGGGTACCAGTTCTGCAGGGTCGAGTACTTGATCTCGGCGTCTTCCAGAGCGACAAGTTCCACCACTGCGGCGTGAAGCTGGTGAGTCCTGCGAATTGGGGCCGTGCAGCCCTCGAGGTAGCTGACGTAGCTGCCCTTGTCGGCGATTATCAGGGTACGCTCGAACTGTCCTGAGTCGAGTTCGTTGATCCTGAAATATGTCATCAGCTCGATTGGGCAGCGGACTCCGGGGGGAACGTAGCAGAAGGAGCCGTCACTGAAGACTGCCGAGTTGAGAGTCGCGTAGAAGTTGTCAGTGTATGGAACAACAGACCCGAGGTACTTCTGCACAAGCTCGGGGTGCTTCTGGACCGCCTCGGAGATTGGGCAGAATATGACGCCCGCGTCTTCGAGCATCTTCTTATAGGTGGTGGCGACGGAAACGCTGTCGAGGACTGCGTCGACCGCCACGCCGCTCAGCTTCTTTTGCTCCTCAAGAGGGATGCCGAGCTTGTCGAATGCTTCGAGAATCTCGGGGTCGACATCGTCGAGGCTCTTGGGCCCGTCGTTCTGGGATTTTGGAGCTGCATAGTAGACCATGTCCTGGAAATCGATCGCAGGATATGTGACGTTCGCCCAGGTCGGCTCTTCCAGGTCGAGGCGTTCCCAGTGCCTGAAGCCCTTGAGACGCCACTCCAGCATCCACTCGGGCTCGTTCTTCTTGTGTGAAATGAACCTGACGGTATCCTCGGACAAGCCCCTTGGGGCAGTCTCCGATTCGTAATCGAATTCGAAGCCCCACTTGTACTGGGATTCCTCGATTCCGGTCTGCCTTGAGATGACCTTTTGTGTGGTCATAAAAGCGTCTCTCCTGTTTTGTTGATCAATGCAGTCAAGAATAGCAACCTCAAGTATAACGAAGCGTTTTCGCGCGGGTCAACTGATTTGCGCAAAGAGGAATTCCTGAAGCCTTCCAGGCGCATCCGAGCGGGTCAATCGATTCCACACTTATGTGTGCAGAACGTGCCCAGCTTACTTGCTACGATCAGGACTTAGGACTAATATGAACCGCAGTATTATGCCAAGAGCCAGAAACGAATTCACAAGTGTATCGAAGCTGAGCGCGGAGTCGTTTGGCGAACCGGGCCAGCGCACTTTCCGGATCCAAGTGGACAGCGCCAGCAGTTCGGCATCTATATGGATCGAGAAGGAGCAGCTCTTCCAGCTTGCCCTGGCCATCCAGCAGATGATGGCGACCCTCACCGAGGAGCAGGATCCCACGGGGGGACCACCGAATGATCGGGAGGCGCCCGGTCTGACCAGCCTGGACTTCAAGGTGATGAAGCTGGTGTTAGG
The Dehalococcoidia bacterium genome window above contains:
- a CDS encoding DUF3090 family protein; translation: MNRSIMPRARNEFTSVSKLSAESFGEPGQRTFRIQVDSASSSASIWIEKEQLFQLALAIQQMMATLTEEQDPTGGPPNDREAPGLTSLDFKVMKLVLGHDAGRGLFIIDAHDAEDEERATIRVWADKQQISGFSEEALRVCAAGRPLCPLCGRAVDPDGHRCARVNGHAKLTPEDLADPE